A single region of the Raphanus sativus cultivar WK10039 unplaced genomic scaffold, ASM80110v3 Scaffold0349, whole genome shotgun sequence genome encodes:
- the LOC130501956 gene encoding probable F-box protein At4g22165, with translation METEEKHNPNSLERLRPRDTPKSWSELPLDLLISVFKRLSFVNFQRAKSVCPSWHSASRQCVPRNQIHWLILFPEDNNNNNDNNPCTLFNPEEKDKLYRTKDLCLEFAKSFCIETYRSWLLMSNRMHNLYIVNLFTHERIDLPPVEAQHGVTKIERTLDDDVFRITSHNGKEYKGIRRRSPVLWIDEETREYVVLWELRGLCVVYSRKGDTSWNQIPDTSSCCDMVYKDSKLYFLSLFGQFRIFEFSSREFPQETFQCGVAVERFRLGIQLRQRSNSWSIVATKLVVTATGEVLKVEKLWKSRSETWSFRVFKFYSSGFLKKHNRIYSLGDESMLLDQGITVLANDTDGFIKNSVYFSDTHGKDVHGIFLFNLETQKTELLHKYDCSSVQFSRARWFLPSFRQA, from the coding sequence ATGGAGACAGAGGAGAAGCATAACCCTAATTCTCTTGAGCGTCTCAGACCAAGAGATACACCCAAATCCTGGTCCGAGCTTCCTCTAGATCTCTTGATTTCTGTTTTCAAACGCCTCAGTTTTGTTAATTTCCAACGAGCAAAATCGGTATGTCCGTCTTGGCACTCTGCTTCCAGACAATGTGTGCCCAGAAATCAGATCCATTGGCTGATTCTCTTCCCGGaggacaacaacaacaacaacgacaaCAATCCGTGCACGTTGTTCAATCCCGAGGAAAAAGATAAACTTTACAGAACAAAAGATCTCTGTCTGGAATTTGCAAAGAGTTTTTGTATAGAGACCTACAGAAGCTGGCTCTTGATGTCCAATCGTATGCATAATCTCTACATTGTGAATCTCTTCACCCATGAGAGGATCGATCTACCTCCTGTGGAGGCACAGCATGGAGTGACAAAGATTGAGCGAACCTTGGATGATGATGTGTTTCGCATTACGAGTCACAACGGAAAGGAGTACAAAGGTATTCGTCGACGATCTCCAGTGCTTTGGATTGATGAGGAAACCAGAGAATATGTTGTGTTATGGGAACTGCGTGGATTGTGCGTAGTTTACTCTAGAAAAGGAGATACCTCTTGGAATCAAATTCCTGATACCTCGAGCTGCTGTGACATGGTTTATAAGGACTCCAAGCTTTACTTCTTAAGCTTATTTGGTCAGTTCAGAATCTTCGAATTTTCCTCCCGAGAATTTCCACAAGAAACCTTTCAGTGTGGGGTTGCTGTGGAAAGATTTCGGTTAGGTATCCAACTTCGTCAACGAAGTAATTCCTGGAGCATTGTTGCTACAAAACTTGTTGTCACAGCAACAGGGGAAGTTCTCAAGGTTGAGAAACTGTGGAAATCGAGGTCTGAAACCTGGTCCTTCCGGGTTTTCAAATTCTATTCATCAGGATTCCTGAAGAAACATAATCGGATTTATTCTTTGGGCGACGAGTCAATGCTTTTGGATCAAGGCATCACAGTTCTCGCCAATGACACTGATGGATTCATTAAAAATTCCGTCTACTTCAGTGATACTCATGGAAAGGACGTACATGGCATCTTTCTTTTTAATCTCGAGACACAGAAAACAGAGCTGTTGCACAAATATGACTGTTCTTCAGTTCAATTCTCTAGAGCTAGATGGTTCTTACCAAGCTTTAGGCAAGCGTGA